A portion of the Pseudomonas synxantha BG33R genome contains these proteins:
- a CDS encoding purine-cytosine permease family protein, which produces MSTSCDRAAASSPTLKIETRSIDYVPRHERHGKVWHQAPFWFTGNFVLTTMVTGFTGAALGLSLVYALLAIVIGVGLGTFAMAFHANQGPRMGLPQMVQSRAQFGLRGAIVPFIAVVFVYIGFNVFNVILATDAINTVLPGERAPWYALMIILAVIIAVVGHDLLHTIQRWLTYVMISVFAVLTVAALMSLQADSAVVDAHFSWSAFLIQLSAAAGYQISYSVYVSDYSRYLPHTTPTRSVVTWTYLGAAGSALWLMSLGAFLASALPSPDAIASVQAVGNQVIPGFGTFTVLIAVPALVGIMAVNCYGAMLTGISAIDGFISIKPRLKSRIIGISLVAAVIFVIALSIPESYLHSFNNFVLLMLYFLVPWTAVNLADFYAVRKGRYAISDLFNPAGIYGRWSSAGLTAYFLGIAAMVPFMSLGFYQGPVALWLGGADIAFVVGLTVSAATYCIMARHRDHALETRAVEASDRLLEGE; this is translated from the coding sequence ATGAGCACATCCTGCGACCGAGCGGCAGCCTCCAGCCCCACACTGAAGATCGAAACCCGTTCCATTGACTACGTACCGCGTCATGAACGCCACGGCAAAGTCTGGCACCAGGCGCCTTTCTGGTTCACCGGCAACTTCGTACTGACGACCATGGTTACCGGGTTTACCGGTGCAGCCTTGGGCCTGAGCCTGGTGTATGCGCTTCTAGCGATTGTCATCGGTGTAGGCCTGGGCACCTTTGCCATGGCCTTCCACGCCAACCAAGGCCCACGCATGGGCTTGCCGCAGATGGTCCAGTCGCGGGCGCAGTTCGGCTTGCGGGGGGCGATAGTACCGTTCATCGCGGTGGTCTTCGTGTACATTGGTTTCAACGTCTTCAACGTGATTCTCGCAACCGACGCGATCAACACCGTGCTGCCCGGCGAGCGCGCGCCCTGGTACGCCTTGATGATCATCCTGGCAGTGATCATTGCAGTAGTCGGCCACGACCTCCTGCACACCATACAACGCTGGCTGACGTACGTGATGATCAGTGTTTTTGCCGTGTTGACGGTGGCTGCATTAATGAGCCTGCAAGCCGACTCGGCAGTGGTCGACGCACACTTTTCCTGGTCGGCCTTCTTGATTCAACTGTCAGCCGCTGCGGGGTACCAGATCAGCTACTCCGTGTACGTTTCGGATTACTCGCGCTACCTGCCGCATACCACACCCACGCGCAGCGTCGTTACCTGGACCTACCTGGGAGCCGCCGGCTCGGCGCTATGGCTGATGTCACTGGGGGCTTTCCTTGCATCAGCCCTGCCCTCCCCTGATGCTATCGCCAGCGTTCAGGCCGTGGGCAACCAAGTCATACCCGGCTTTGGTACCTTCACCGTATTGATCGCGGTACCAGCACTGGTGGGCATCATGGCGGTCAACTGCTATGGCGCCATGCTCACCGGAATCAGTGCCATCGATGGTTTCATCTCGATCAAACCACGCCTCAAGAGTCGAATCATCGGCATCAGCCTGGTAGCCGCAGTGATTTTTGTGATCGCCCTGAGCATCCCTGAGAGTTACCTGCACAGCTTCAATAACTTCGTACTCTTGATGCTGTATTTTCTGGTGCCTTGGACGGCAGTAAATCTCGCGGACTTTTATGCAGTACGTAAAGGGCGCTACGCAATCAGCGACCTGTTCAACCCTGCTGGCATCTACGGTCGCTGGTCAAGCGCCGGGCTCACTGCCTATTTTCTGGGCATCGCGGCGATGGTGCCGTTCATGTCTCTGGGGTTCTATCAAGGCCCTGTTGCGCTGTGGCTGGGCGGCGCTGACATCGCATTCGTGGTCGGCCTGACGGTCTCGGCAGCCACCTACTGCATCATGGCCCGTCACCGCGATCACGCTCTTGAGACCCGCGCCGTAGAGGCCAGTGACCGGCTTCTGGAAGGAGAATAG
- a CDS encoding flavin monoamine oxidase family protein — MSAIPSRTKGAVRLLANDVTALVPDFPFHYARFLDQAASNGTPLGQVSSSALGSKVLIVGAGVAGLVAAYEAMRMGLHPVVVEAGDRIGGRLYSYVAGDPKDPANSVICEMGAMRFPVSGKALMHYFDKVDMRANSADFPNPGSPATPSTLVDYQQRQVYYEGDNLPEEYAEIERKLFDVFLEQDPIKFSEMEAAMSEGSLDQAKIKTLWNAIIDAGWDNLSFFAAMVEQAGWSREDIDLFGQIGFGTGGWNTDYPNCFLEVLRVLYTGLDTNHKLMYDGSSELPCRLWGRSPDAMGDSMAHWSAGTTVESLSTQVIPQIFKQEVRQIMRRSDGQFDVWIFDHNLGSSHQYTFPAVVYTPHKRILDKFRYMDGAERFNLMNGLLSAKQWEAVMYTHYMQSAKIFAQTKKPFWTDVGVDQQYRMSVTLSDRITRGTYLLDYAASHGAYRGSGMFLSYTWNDDSLKFLGDRVAPLPSHVAVCSTLLDSVYAHHQLDLAAEFGMTDPFVEINWEEQPFFLCAFKMNLPGQYEYQRLLFSQFMNGVHSENPDGFILAGDDVSFTGGWAEGAVTTALNAVNKLAVKFGGGTFINNRGPIDDWTALQPKAL; from the coding sequence ATGTCTGCTATTCCTTCCCGCACTAAAGGCGCGGTGCGCTTGCTGGCTAACGATGTCACCGCACTTGTTCCAGACTTCCCTTTTCATTACGCCCGGTTCCTTGATCAGGCTGCCAGCAACGGTACGCCGTTGGGGCAGGTTTCCAGTAGTGCCCTGGGCAGCAAGGTACTGATCGTCGGGGCGGGCGTTGCCGGCCTTGTCGCGGCTTATGAAGCCATGCGCATGGGCTTGCACCCTGTGGTAGTGGAGGCTGGCGACCGCATTGGCGGGCGACTCTATTCCTATGTGGCGGGCGATCCAAAAGACCCAGCCAACAGTGTCATCTGCGAGATGGGCGCCATGCGTTTTCCCGTTTCCGGCAAGGCGTTGATGCACTATTTCGACAAGGTCGACATGAGGGCCAATTCGGCGGATTTTCCTAATCCCGGTTCGCCCGCAACCCCCAGCACATTGGTCGATTATCAGCAGCGCCAGGTCTATTACGAAGGTGATAACTTGCCCGAGGAATATGCCGAAATTGAGCGTAAGTTGTTCGACGTTTTCCTGGAGCAGGACCCAATCAAGTTCAGTGAGATGGAAGCTGCAATGTCCGAGGGCAGCCTTGATCAGGCGAAAATCAAGACACTGTGGAACGCGATTATTGACGCAGGGTGGGACAATCTCAGTTTTTTTGCTGCCATGGTCGAGCAGGCTGGCTGGAGCCGCGAAGACATCGACCTGTTTGGCCAGATCGGTTTTGGTACGGGCGGGTGGAATACCGACTATCCGAACTGCTTTCTTGAGGTGCTGCGAGTGCTGTACACCGGCCTGGATACCAACCATAAATTGATGTACGACGGTTCCAGCGAGCTGCCTTGCCGGCTGTGGGGGCGTAGCCCTGATGCGATGGGCGACAGCATGGCCCACTGGTCTGCAGGTACCACCGTCGAGAGCCTGAGCACCCAGGTCATTCCCCAGATTTTCAAGCAGGAGGTGCGACAGATCATGCGGCGCTCGGACGGCCAGTTCGACGTGTGGATTTTTGATCACAACCTGGGAAGCAGCCACCAATACACTTTCCCTGCCGTGGTCTATACACCCCACAAACGGATTCTGGACAAGTTCCGCTATATGGACGGTGCCGAACGCTTCAATCTCATGAATGGCCTGCTGTCTGCTAAACAATGGGAAGCGGTGATGTACACCCATTACATGCAGTCGGCCAAAATCTTTGCCCAGACCAAGAAGCCCTTCTGGACCGATGTGGGTGTGGACCAACAATACCGGATGAGTGTGACGTTATCGGACCGTATTACCCGAGGCACCTACCTGCTGGACTACGCTGCGAGTCACGGTGCCTACAGGGGCAGCGGAATGTTTTTGTCTTACACCTGGAATGACGACAGTCTCAAGTTCCTGGGTGATCGCGTCGCGCCGTTGCCGTCCCATGTGGCGGTATGTTCGACCTTGCTGGATTCGGTGTATGCCCATCATCAGTTGGACCTTGCCGCAGAGTTCGGCATGACCGATCCATTTGTCGAAATCAACTGGGAAGAGCAGCCGTTTTTTCTATGTGCTTTCAAGATGAACCTGCCGGGGCAGTACGAATACCAGCGCCTGTTGTTTTCACAGTTCATGAACGGTGTGCATAGCGAGAATCCCGATGGGTTCATTCTTGCAGGGGATGATGTGTCCTTTACCGGCGGATGGGCGGAAGGCGCGGTGACCACTGCGCTGAACGCGGTTAACAAGCTGGCGGTGAAGTTCGGTGGAGGCACCTTTATCAATAACCGCGGCCCCATTGACGATTGGACGGCGCTCCAGCCGAAGGCATTGTAG
- a CDS encoding threonine aldolase family protein, with protein MTDKSQQFASDNYSGICPEAWAAMEQANHGHQRAYGDDEWTHRAADGFRNLFETDCEVFFAFNGTAANSLALSSLCQSYHSVICSETAHVETDECGAPEFFSNGSKLLTARTENGKLTPESIREIALKRQDIHYPKPRVVTLTQATEVGSVYTPQEIRAISATCKELGLNLHMDGARFSNACAFLGCSPADLTWKAGVDVLCFGGTKNGMAVGEAILFFNHKLAEDFDYRCKQAGQLASKMRFLSAPWVGLLENDAWLKHARHANHCAQLLSSLVADIPGVELMFPVQANGVFLQLSEPAIAGLTAKGWRFYTFIGKGGARFMCAWDTEEERVRELAADIREVMRA; from the coding sequence ATGACCGACAAGAGCCAACAATTCGCCAGCGACAACTATTCCGGCATCTGTCCGGAAGCCTGGGCCGCCATGGAACAAGCCAACCACGGACATCAACGCGCCTACGGTGATGACGAGTGGACCCACCGCGCCGCCGACGGTTTCCGCAATTTGTTCGAAACCGACTGCGAAGTGTTCTTCGCCTTCAACGGCACCGCCGCCAACTCCCTGGCACTGTCCTCGCTGTGCCAGAGCTACCATAGCGTGATTTGCTCGGAAACCGCCCACGTTGAAACCGACGAATGCGGCGCACCGGAGTTTTTCTCCAATGGCTCCAAGCTGCTCACTGCACGCACCGAGAACGGCAAGCTGACCCCGGAATCGATCCGCGAGATCGCCCTCAAGCGCCAGGACATCCACTACCCCAAACCGCGTGTGGTCACCCTGACCCAAGCCACCGAAGTGGGCAGCGTGTACACCCCGCAAGAAATCCGCGCCATCAGCGCCACGTGCAAAGAGCTGGGCCTGAACCTGCACATGGACGGTGCCCGCTTCTCCAACGCCTGCGCGTTCCTGGGCTGCTCACCGGCCGACCTGACCTGGAAGGCCGGGGTGGACGTGCTGTGCTTTGGCGGCACCAAGAACGGCATGGCGGTAGGTGAGGCCATCCTGTTCTTCAACCACAAACTGGCCGAAGATTTCGATTACCGCTGCAAACAGGCCGGCCAGTTGGCATCCAAGATGCGCTTCCTGTCTGCCCCATGGGTAGGCTTGCTGGAAAACGATGCCTGGCTCAAGCACGCACGCCATGCCAACCACTGCGCGCAATTGCTCAGCAGCCTGGTTGCGGACATCCCCGGCGTGGAATTGATGTTCCCTGTGCAAGCCAACGGCGTGTTCCTGCAGCTCTCGGAACCCGCCATTGCAGGGCTTACAGCCAAGGGTTGGCGCTTCTACACCTTTATCGGCAAAGGTGGCGCGCGATTCATGTGCGCGTGGGACACAGAAGAAGAGCGCGTAAGAGAATTAGCCGCCGATATCAGGGAAGTCATGAGGGCTTAA
- a CDS encoding TraX family protein codes for MHGTQTLAVGRVRDGALDLLKWLALLSMVLDHLRYVGLSLDGLYVPGRLAFPWFCLAIAANLHRTRNLPVSGQWRYLGWLLLFSVISEVPYRMFIEDADTLNVLPTLALGLLVARGWQQKTFIDRGLALIALVIAEVFSAQLMFGFFGVLLPMATLLVFHRPWYFSMLPGLVCVAANQWQILLGSGTQVALAGLATCLIAPLAGVHLLRQARQFSPPPMRRWAYALYPVHFLLLLAVRLVIE; via the coding sequence ATGCACGGTACACAAACGTTGGCTGTCGGACGCGTCCGCGATGGCGCACTGGATCTGCTCAAGTGGCTGGCGCTGCTGAGCATGGTACTGGACCATTTGCGCTATGTCGGTTTGAGCCTGGACGGCCTGTACGTGCCGGGGCGCCTGGCGTTCCCGTGGTTTTGCCTGGCGATTGCAGCCAATTTGCATCGGACCAGGAATCTGCCGGTGAGCGGCCAGTGGCGCTACTTGGGCTGGCTGTTGCTGTTCAGTGTGATCAGTGAAGTGCCCTATCGGATGTTTATCGAGGATGCCGATACGTTGAACGTGCTGCCCACCTTGGCATTGGGTCTGTTGGTTGCGCGAGGGTGGCAGCAGAAGACGTTTATTGATCGAGGATTGGCGCTGATCGCGCTGGTAATTGCTGAGGTGTTCAGTGCGCAGTTGATGTTCGGATTCTTTGGTGTATTGCTGCCGATGGCGACGTTATTGGTATTTCATCGGCCGTGGTATTTCAGCATGTTGCCGGGGTTGGTATGTGTCGCCGCCAATCAATGGCAGATCTTGCTCGGTAGCGGCACGCAGGTCGCGCTGGCGGGCTTGGCGACCTGCTTGATTGCTCCTCTGGCAGGTGTGCATCTGTTGCGTCAGGCCCGCCAGTTTTCACCGCCCCCGATGCGGCGTTGGGCATACGCGTTGTATCCGGTACACTTTCTATTGCTACTGGCGGTTCGTCTGGTTATTGAGTGA
- a CDS encoding nitrilase-related carbon-nitrogen hydrolase — protein sequence MTSITVVCHQLAPRIGDLDYNRTLSESAIRGASDAQVIVLPELMQSGYAFNNRAEAYAASETEDGPTLRLWCALASELDLIIVAGFCERLSAGRVANSVALIQPAGRLTVYRKVHLWNREKLIFTPGAEPPPVVDTQVGRIATMICYDLELPEWVRLAALAGADLLCAPVNWPEGPRPAGERPGEIVRVQASAAVNRMFIAACDRYGEERGINWVGGSTIVDADGYPLAGAVSHQREQRLVAQLPLAEARDKFISEHNHVHHDRRPVLY from the coding sequence ATGACATCGATAACGGTCGTTTGCCATCAACTGGCACCCCGTATTGGCGATCTTGATTACAACCGCACGCTCAGTGAAAGCGCGATCCGTGGCGCAAGCGACGCCCAGGTCATCGTTCTACCCGAACTGATGCAAAGCGGTTACGCCTTCAATAATCGCGCTGAAGCCTATGCGGCTTCCGAGACAGAAGACGGCCCAACCTTGCGCCTGTGGTGTGCCCTGGCCAGTGAACTGGATCTCATCATCGTCGCCGGGTTCTGTGAGCGCCTGAGTGCTGGACGGGTCGCCAATAGCGTCGCACTGATCCAACCCGCAGGCCGGCTGACGGTGTATCGCAAAGTGCACTTATGGAACCGGGAAAAGCTGATCTTCACGCCGGGTGCCGAGCCACCTCCGGTCGTCGACACCCAGGTCGGCCGGATCGCCACGATGATCTGCTACGACCTGGAACTGCCTGAGTGGGTGCGTCTGGCCGCGTTGGCCGGTGCCGACCTGCTATGCGCTCCAGTGAACTGGCCGGAAGGTCCACGCCCGGCCGGCGAGCGGCCGGGGGAAATTGTCCGCGTCCAAGCCAGCGCGGCAGTCAATCGCATGTTCATTGCCGCCTGCGACCGCTACGGCGAGGAGCGAGGCATCAATTGGGTAGGCGGCTCGACCATTGTCGATGCCGACGGTTACCCGTTGGCCGGCGCAGTCTCCCATCAGCGGGAACAGCGGCTAGTCGCTCAACTGCCTCTGGCCGAGGCCAGAGACAAGTTCATCAGCGAGCATAACCATGTTCACCATGATCGAAGGCCCGTTCTGTACTGA